One genomic window of Burkholderia diffusa includes the following:
- a CDS encoding BspC domain-containing protein, whose translation MSHSLLTNNQMDSSPASLRIFRAFGKLAACVAGLSLALPAPVFADLLDQRSELINKFVNEMHADPIVADCAAHGSFIASTSTAFDRVDFAPNAFESGNATITPWNDSFDQGKQRVKVDNIVTVDGLGVHSDGSAPTPLKFRCGYVGQQMLAFSWNDPVPPLKPRVERPSSSSKKFKGKSHRGKVKAKASGRTGKKAVATQKSSGQKKAVKKKTAKKS comes from the coding sequence ATGTCTCATTCGCTCCTCACCAATAACCAGATGGACAGCTCACCTGCCTCGCTCCGGATCTTCCGGGCGTTCGGCAAGCTGGCAGCCTGTGTCGCGGGCCTGTCGCTTGCGCTTCCGGCACCGGTATTCGCCGACCTCCTCGACCAGCGCTCCGAACTGATCAACAAATTCGTCAACGAGATGCATGCTGATCCGATCGTCGCCGATTGTGCGGCGCACGGCAGCTTCATCGCCAGCACATCGACGGCCTTCGATCGCGTCGACTTCGCGCCGAACGCGTTCGAAAGCGGCAACGCGACGATCACGCCGTGGAACGATTCGTTCGATCAGGGCAAGCAGCGCGTGAAGGTCGACAACATCGTCACCGTGGACGGCCTCGGCGTCCACAGCGACGGCAGCGCCCCGACACCGCTGAAGTTTCGATGCGGCTATGTCGGGCAGCAAATGCTTGCGTTCAGCTGGAACGATCCGGTGCCGCCACTGAAGCCGCGTGTCGAGCGCCCGTCGTCGTCGTCGAAGAAGTTCAAGGGCAAGTCGCACCGCGGCAAAGTCAAGGCCAAGGCGTCCGGCCGCACCGGCAAGAAAGCCGTCGCAACGCAGAAATCAAGCGGCCAGAAGAAAGCCGTGAAGAAGAAAACCGCGAAGAAGTCCTGA
- a CDS encoding LuxR C-terminal-related transcriptional regulator has protein sequence MRFLVLNSDAERRDGLKALLRQIDRHASINDAPDGFQARRLLRTQRFDLVAIDWLDVGHLCELQALCSACSPTPAAVLIGESTPEAIQRFYNYGVAGVIPHSTRPHLIVRALEMVLLGGHYIPPIALSLLPSAAALRHDAHFQTLAGSLPRRTPSGLLSPRQAQIMRFVHMGSTNKMIARTLGISEGTVKIHLASIFQQLGAANRAAAVAIYNGWLSPHLEVLLANRDRASRPVIGERGPVPLRTQRNDRPYPLPAANTGTRDLPLAAEPPARFRRER, from the coding sequence ATGCGGTTCCTGGTGTTGAACTCAGACGCCGAACGGCGTGATGGATTGAAGGCGCTGCTGCGGCAGATCGACCGTCACGCCAGCATCAACGATGCGCCCGATGGTTTCCAGGCGCGCCGGCTGCTGCGCACCCAGCGCTTCGACCTCGTTGCCATCGACTGGCTGGACGTCGGCCACCTCTGCGAACTCCAAGCGCTCTGCAGCGCCTGCTCACCGACGCCCGCCGCAGTATTGATCGGCGAATCCACGCCGGAAGCCATCCAGCGCTTCTACAACTATGGCGTCGCGGGTGTGATCCCGCACTCCACGCGACCGCACCTGATCGTGCGGGCACTCGAAATGGTTCTACTCGGCGGCCATTACATCCCGCCCATCGCACTCAGTCTGCTTCCGTCCGCTGCCGCGCTTCGCCACGACGCCCATTTCCAGACGCTCGCCGGATCGCTGCCGCGCCGCACACCAAGCGGCCTCCTGTCGCCGAGACAGGCGCAGATCATGCGCTTCGTCCATATGGGCAGCACCAACAAGATGATCGCTCGCACGCTCGGTATCAGCGAAGGCACCGTAAAGATCCACCTCGCCAGCATCTTCCAGCAGCTGGGCGCGGCAAACCGCGCCGCCGCAGTCGCGATCTACAACGGGTGGCTGTCGCCGCATCTGGAGGTGTTGCTGGCGAACCGCGATCGTGCAAGCAGGCCCGTCATCGGCGAACGCGGCCCGGTTCCGCTGCGCACGCAACGGAACGACCGCCCATACCCGCTGCCCGCCGCGAACACCGGCACGCGGGATCTGCCGCTAGCGGCCGAACCGCCCGCGCGGTTTCGGCGCGAACGCTGA
- a CDS encoding pyridoxal phosphate-dependent aminotransferase → MNAPSDMPTTPVFPSRLPNVGTTIFTVMSALAAEKGAVNLGQGFPDFDCDPRIVDAVAAAMRNGHNQYPPMAGVAPLRDAIADKITRVYGRRYDPATEITVTAGATQALLTAILCAVHPGDEVIVVEPTYDSYLPSIELAGGKPVFVTLEAPDYTIPFDRLAAAITPKTRMIMINTPHNPTGTVWREADMHKLEEIVRGTNVLILSDEVYEHMVYDGARHESVARYPELAARSFIVSSFGKTYHVTGWKVGYVAAPAALTAEFRKVHQFNVFTVNTPMQIGLADYLRDPAPYLTLPDFYQKKRDFFRAGLERTRFKLLPCPGTYFQCVDYSAISDLPEAEFSKWLTSEIGVAAIPVSAFYHEPHESGIVRFCFAKQESTLASALERLARL, encoded by the coding sequence ATGAACGCTCCTTCCGACATGCCTACGACTCCTGTTTTCCCCTCGCGCCTGCCGAACGTCGGCACGACGATCTTCACGGTCATGAGTGCGCTCGCCGCCGAGAAAGGCGCCGTGAACCTTGGCCAGGGCTTCCCGGATTTCGACTGCGACCCGCGCATCGTCGACGCGGTCGCGGCCGCGATGCGCAATGGTCACAACCAGTATCCGCCGATGGCCGGCGTCGCGCCGCTGCGCGATGCGATCGCCGACAAGATCACTCGGGTCTACGGCCGACGCTACGATCCGGCCACCGAGATCACGGTCACGGCCGGCGCGACGCAGGCCTTGCTGACGGCGATCCTGTGCGCGGTCCATCCGGGTGACGAAGTGATCGTCGTCGAACCGACCTACGACAGCTATCTGCCGTCGATCGAGCTCGCCGGCGGCAAGCCCGTGTTCGTCACGCTGGAAGCGCCCGACTATACGATTCCGTTCGATCGCCTGGCCGCCGCGATCACGCCGAAAACGCGGATGATCATGATCAACACGCCGCACAACCCGACCGGCACCGTGTGGCGCGAGGCCGACATGCACAAGCTCGAGGAGATCGTGCGCGGCACCAACGTGCTGATCCTGTCGGATGAAGTGTACGAACACATGGTCTACGACGGCGCGCGGCATGAAAGCGTTGCGCGCTATCCGGAACTGGCCGCGCGCAGCTTCATCGTGTCGAGCTTCGGGAAGACCTACCATGTGACGGGCTGGAAGGTCGGCTATGTCGCGGCGCCTGCCGCACTGACCGCGGAGTTCCGCAAGGTCCATCAGTTCAACGTGTTCACGGTGAACACGCCGATGCAGATCGGGCTCGCCGACTACCTGCGCGATCCGGCACCGTACCTGACACTGCCCGACTTTTATCAGAAGAAGCGCGACTTCTTCCGAGCCGGCCTCGAGCGCACGCGCTTCAAGCTGCTGCCGTGCCCCGGCACGTACTTCCAGTGCGTCGACTATTCGGCGATCAGCGATTTGCCCGAAGCGGAATTCTCGAAGTGGCTCACGTCGGAGATCGGCGTGGCGGCGATTCCGGTGTCGGCGTTTTATCACGAGCCGCACGAATCGGGCATCGTGCGCTTCTGCTTCGCGAAACAGGAAAGCACGCTCGCATCTGCACTCGAACGGCTCGCACGCCTGTAA
- a CDS encoding M14 family metallopeptidase, producing the protein MTLSITSNFDAGAIDVVSCDSPDAIRLRVRGDNRSEFAQWFYFRLTGARGERCVMSFENAAECAYPSGWRNYSAVASYDRVDWFRVPTTFDGKTMTIDHTPEFDSIYYAYFEPYSEERHAAFLGAVQQLPQASVAELGRTVEGRPMSLLTLGTPEVDGAPKKKVWIIARQHPGETMAEWFVEGLVKRLAGWGDWAGDPVARKLYDCATFYIVPNMNPDGSVHGNLRTNAAGANLNREWMAPDAERSPEVLAVRDAIHAIGCDLFFDIHGDEDLPYVFVAGSEMLPSFTEQQGKEQAAFIDAFKVASPDFQTEHGYAASKYKEDALKLASKYIGHQFGCLSLTLEMPFKDNANLPDERVGWNGERSAALGAAMLAAILVHVEKFA; encoded by the coding sequence ATGACCCTTTCGATCACCAGCAATTTCGACGCAGGCGCCATCGACGTCGTGTCGTGCGACAGCCCCGACGCGATCCGGCTGCGCGTACGTGGCGACAACCGTTCGGAATTCGCTCAATGGTTCTACTTCCGGCTGACAGGCGCCCGCGGTGAGCGGTGCGTGATGTCGTTCGAGAATGCGGCCGAATGTGCGTATCCATCGGGATGGCGTAACTACAGCGCGGTCGCGAGCTACGACCGGGTCGACTGGTTCCGCGTGCCGACGACGTTCGACGGCAAGACGATGACCATCGACCATACGCCCGAGTTCGACAGCATCTACTACGCGTATTTCGAGCCATACTCGGAAGAGCGCCATGCGGCGTTCCTCGGCGCGGTCCAGCAATTGCCGCAGGCGAGCGTCGCAGAGCTCGGCCGTACCGTCGAAGGCCGTCCGATGTCGCTGCTGACGCTCGGTACGCCGGAGGTCGACGGCGCACCGAAGAAGAAGGTATGGATCATCGCGCGCCAGCACCCGGGCGAGACGATGGCCGAGTGGTTCGTCGAGGGGCTTGTCAAGCGACTGGCCGGATGGGGCGACTGGGCAGGCGATCCGGTGGCGCGCAAGCTGTACGATTGCGCGACGTTCTACATCGTCCCGAACATGAATCCGGACGGCAGCGTGCACGGCAACCTGCGCACCAACGCGGCGGGCGCGAACCTGAACCGCGAGTGGATGGCGCCCGATGCCGAGCGCAGCCCGGAAGTGCTTGCCGTGCGCGACGCGATCCATGCGATCGGCTGCGACTTGTTCTTCGACATTCACGGTGACGAGGATCTGCCGTACGTGTTCGTCGCGGGTTCGGAAATGCTGCCGAGCTTCACGGAGCAGCAGGGCAAGGAGCAGGCCGCATTCATCGATGCGTTCAAGGTGGCGAGCCCGGATTTCCAGACCGAGCATGGTTATGCGGCGAGCAAGTACAAGGAAGACGCGCTCAAGCTTGCGTCGAAGTACATCGGCCATCAGTTCGGCTGCTTGTCGTTGACGCTCGAGATGCCATTCAAGGACAACGCGAACCTTCCGGACGAGCGGGTCGGCTGGAACGGCGAGCGGAGCGCCGCGCTCGGCGCGGCGATGCTGGCGGCGATCCTGGTGCACGTCGAGAAGTTCGCGTAA
- a CDS encoding putative toxin-antitoxin system toxin component, PIN family codes for MTRSLAPHAAHRVVLDSNVWIDILVFDDPATRPIRAALERGALAAVIDGRCLNELELVLDYPQFQARAIDKAEALATVARLTSLVEPPPMDACAPPLPKCKDRDDQKFLELARAAQADWLVSKDRALLKLAKRTARDFGFRIAQPAPFTEACALGAALATISTPA; via the coding sequence ATGACCCGCTCCCTCGCCCCGCATGCCGCACATCGCGTCGTACTCGACTCGAACGTCTGGATCGACATACTCGTATTCGACGACCCCGCCACACGCCCGATCCGTGCAGCGCTCGAACGCGGCGCGCTGGCCGCCGTAATCGACGGCCGCTGCCTGAACGAACTCGAGCTCGTGCTCGACTATCCGCAGTTTCAGGCGCGCGCGATCGACAAGGCCGAAGCGCTCGCGACAGTCGCGCGTTTGACAAGCCTTGTCGAGCCGCCGCCCATGGATGCCTGCGCGCCGCCCCTGCCGAAGTGCAAGGACCGCGACGACCAGAAGTTTCTCGAGCTCGCGCGCGCGGCGCAGGCCGACTGGCTCGTGTCGAAGGACCGCGCGCTGCTCAAGCTCGCGAAGCGCACCGCGCGCGACTTCGGCTTCCGGATCGCGCAACCCGCGCCGTTTACGGAAGCCTGCGCGCTCGGCGCCGCGTTGGCCACCATTTCCACGCCGGCCTGA
- a CDS encoding DUF2863 family protein, with product MRQRIAKRLPPDADKLVGLSLALFASGSRIEDRFWEAKLDALLAKIVRNGNQTTLDAALDHLQQNHPDAYGALADMAETHSESMVIEHDGQPYDALLVAVPVLAWTRYMIPSGPLKGDVADALRTHLQAHVLASGTLVGLAPFLYSIDQLPRHHVETYRLAQQLAHAALGQHAAKLGFGDLPETSPILADPRFLLAVVAAPAGAPLFRWQEEEHGNRIERGQCLEQWAAQGGPNLSVALPGCEFECLLPDAYYSACRDADERIRPHTVRTAIRYLFDTLGAAPQELRAVVAGFGERRIDEYRVGFTRRASNDVIYGVVWPLYGRENGDVSIDSATLEGEAPIEGPLEEIVSLLKECGVTDVRRHAGRFEPEYCDDCGVPLYADPLGEIVHAEMPEDASPAQPHFH from the coding sequence ATGCGCCAGCGAATCGCCAAACGTCTCCCCCCCGACGCCGACAAACTGGTCGGCCTGTCGCTTGCGCTCTTCGCCTCTGGCAGCCGCATCGAGGATCGCTTCTGGGAAGCAAAGCTCGACGCGCTACTCGCCAAGATTGTCCGCAACGGCAACCAGACCACGCTCGACGCGGCACTCGACCATCTGCAGCAGAACCACCCCGATGCCTACGGTGCGCTCGCCGACATGGCAGAGACTCATAGTGAATCGATGGTGATCGAGCACGACGGCCAACCGTACGACGCGCTGCTGGTCGCCGTTCCCGTTCTCGCCTGGACGCGCTACATGATTCCGTCAGGCCCGCTGAAAGGCGACGTCGCCGATGCATTGCGCACGCACCTGCAGGCGCATGTGCTCGCCAGCGGTACGCTGGTCGGGCTGGCCCCGTTCCTGTACAGCATCGACCAGTTGCCGCGCCACCACGTCGAAACCTACCGGCTCGCCCAGCAACTCGCACACGCGGCACTCGGCCAGCACGCCGCCAAGCTCGGCTTCGGCGACCTGCCCGAAACTTCACCGATCCTGGCCGACCCGCGCTTCCTGCTCGCCGTCGTCGCCGCACCTGCCGGCGCACCGCTCTTCCGCTGGCAGGAAGAGGAGCACGGCAACCGGATCGAGCGCGGTCAGTGTCTCGAGCAGTGGGCCGCCCAAGGCGGTCCGAATCTGTCGGTCGCCCTCCCGGGTTGCGAGTTCGAATGCCTGCTTCCGGACGCGTACTATTCGGCCTGCCGTGATGCGGACGAACGCATCCGTCCGCACACAGTCCGAACGGCTATTCGTTATCTTTTCGACACACTTGGTGCAGCACCGCAAGAACTGCGCGCCGTGGTCGCGGGCTTCGGCGAGCGCCGGATCGACGAGTATCGCGTCGGGTTCACGCGACGCGCCAGCAATGACGTGATCTATGGCGTCGTGTGGCCGCTCTACGGGCGCGAAAACGGCGACGTATCGATCGACAGCGCGACGCTCGAAGGCGAAGCACCGATCGAAGGGCCGCTCGAGGAGATCGTGAGTCTGCTGAAGGAATGCGGCGTAACCGATGTCCGCCGGCACGCGGGCCGCTTCGAGCCGGAATACTGTGACGACTGCGGTGTGCCGCTCTATGCGGATCCGCTCGGCGAGATCGTCCACGCGGAAATGCCGGAGGATGCGTCGCCCGCGCAACCGCACTTCCACTGA
- a CDS encoding energy-coupling factor ABC transporter permease encodes MGFLFTPLPFWVGIGGWIAAVALLALALWNRPFVRLQDATLQHVWLALVTAITVLWASNAWLDDGIVMHLLGATLLVTLFDWTLALIAMGAVTAIAAIVFDAPWQGIGVTYLIYGALPVAVSALLQRAAIAWLPHNLASFITGQGFLSPAIAIIAVAAAAAGVQLALADGVPVVIPAGYLLNTALLALGEAWFTGMATALIAVYRPAWVTTFDVRRYRLGGPRA; translated from the coding sequence ATGGGATTTCTTTTCACACCGCTTCCGTTCTGGGTTGGCATCGGTGGCTGGATCGCCGCCGTGGCGCTGCTCGCGCTCGCGCTCTGGAATCGTCCCTTCGTCCGCCTTCAGGACGCCACACTCCAGCACGTGTGGCTCGCGCTCGTCACCGCGATCACGGTGCTCTGGGCCTCGAATGCATGGCTCGACGACGGCATCGTCATGCACCTGCTCGGCGCGACGCTCCTGGTCACGCTATTCGACTGGACGCTTGCGCTGATCGCGATGGGTGCCGTCACGGCCATCGCCGCGATCGTCTTCGATGCGCCGTGGCAAGGCATCGGCGTCACCTATCTCATCTACGGCGCGCTACCGGTCGCCGTGTCTGCGTTGCTGCAACGCGCCGCGATCGCGTGGCTCCCGCACAATCTCGCGTCGTTCATCACCGGCCAGGGATTCCTGTCACCGGCCATCGCGATCATCGCAGTCGCCGCGGCCGCGGCCGGTGTCCAGCTCGCTCTCGCGGACGGCGTACCCGTCGTCATTCCCGCAGGCTATCTGCTGAACACCGCGCTGCTCGCGCTCGGCGAAGCGTGGTTCACGGGCATGGCCACCGCGCTCATCGCGGTCTATCGCCCGGCGTGGGTCACGACGTTCGACGTTCGGCGTTATCGCCTCGGCGGCCCCCGCGCCTGA
- the yaaA gene encoding peroxide stress protein YaaA: protein MIIVLSPAKSLDYETPAHVPSYTKPAFVDDAAELIDSLRKLSPQDISTLMDISDPLARLNFQRYADWSPTFTTANAKQAVLAFNGDVYEGFDAKSLSAADLDYAQQHVRVLSGLYGLLRPLDLLQPYRLEMGTRFANARGKDLYAFWGDRITRALNEQLETRSGAARVLVNCASTEYFKSVKPKLLAAPIVTPVFEDWKGGRYKIISFHAKRARGLMARYIVENRIAEPAALKDFAVEDYAFDAAASNDSTYVYRRRIGE, encoded by the coding sequence ATGATAATCGTTCTCTCCCCAGCCAAATCCCTCGACTACGAAACGCCCGCCCACGTGCCGTCTTACACGAAGCCTGCATTCGTCGACGATGCGGCGGAACTGATCGACAGCCTGCGCAAGTTGTCGCCGCAGGACATCTCGACGCTGATGGACATCTCCGACCCGCTCGCGCGGCTGAACTTCCAGCGCTATGCAGACTGGTCGCCGACTTTCACGACGGCCAACGCGAAGCAGGCGGTGCTCGCGTTCAACGGCGACGTGTACGAAGGGTTCGATGCCAAATCGCTATCGGCGGCCGATCTCGACTATGCGCAGCAGCACGTGCGCGTGCTGTCGGGCCTGTACGGGCTGCTGCGTCCGCTCGACCTGCTGCAACCGTACCGGCTCGAGATGGGTACCCGTTTCGCGAACGCGCGCGGCAAGGATCTGTATGCATTCTGGGGCGACCGGATCACGCGGGCGCTGAACGAGCAGCTCGAGACGCGTAGTGGCGCGGCGCGCGTGCTGGTCAACTGCGCGTCGACCGAGTACTTCAAGTCGGTCAAGCCGAAACTGCTGGCCGCGCCGATCGTCACTCCGGTGTTCGAGGACTGGAAGGGCGGCCGCTACAAGATCATCAGCTTCCATGCGAAGCGCGCCCGTGGCCTGATGGCGCGCTACATCGTCGAGAACCGCATCGCCGAACCGGCGGCGCTGAAGGATTTCGCGGTGGAAGACTACGCGTTCGATGCCGCCGCGTCGAACGATTCGACTTACGTATATCGCCGGCGAATCGGCGAGTGA
- a CDS encoding glutathione S-transferase, which produces MLQLCGIPLSNYYNKVKFVLLEHDIPFEESACSLPISDPALLADSPLGKIPFLKTEEGALFESQVIIEYLAARYPDKAIFPAGPFAAAKVRELIETLELYLEWTAREVYTEAFFGGKVSDGMKAHVEKRLPRAIDAFKRMTQFSPYVLGDTFSLADIAAAIHLPVIGMATKAIFGRDFLLDAGIDWKAHAKLVGERPAAQRVAADRKAYVEATSAARS; this is translated from the coding sequence ATGCTACAGCTATGCGGTATTCCGTTGTCCAACTATTACAACAAGGTGAAGTTCGTCCTGCTCGAACATGACATCCCGTTCGAGGAATCGGCATGCAGCCTGCCGATCAGTGATCCGGCACTGCTCGCCGATTCGCCGCTCGGTAAGATTCCGTTCCTGAAGACGGAAGAGGGCGCGCTGTTCGAGTCCCAGGTGATCATCGAGTATCTGGCGGCGCGTTATCCCGACAAGGCCATTTTTCCGGCCGGACCGTTCGCTGCCGCGAAGGTGCGCGAACTCATCGAGACGCTTGAGCTGTATCTCGAATGGACCGCGCGCGAGGTCTATACGGAGGCGTTTTTCGGCGGCAAGGTCAGCGACGGGATGAAGGCGCACGTCGAAAAGCGCCTGCCGCGCGCGATCGATGCGTTCAAGCGGATGACGCAGTTCTCGCCTTACGTGCTCGGCGACACGTTCAGCCTTGCGGACATTGCCGCGGCGATCCATCTGCCGGTGATCGGCATGGCGACGAAGGCCATCTTCGGACGCGATTTCTTGCTCGATGCCGGCATCGACTGGAAGGCGCACGCGAAACTGGTCGGCGAGCGGCCGGCCGCGCAACGCGTGGCGGCGGATCGCAAGGCCTACGTCGAGGCGACGAGCGCCGCACGTTCGTAA